Within the candidate division KSB1 bacterium genome, the region CAGGAGTGAAGGATGGAACGTCTGCAGATTGATCCCGAACACCCCAAGGGCCGCCACTTGCGGCGGGCCGTAGAGGTCTTGCGCAAGGGGGGTGTGATCATTTACCCCACCGACACGATTTACGGAATCGGCTGCGATATCTTCAACAAGGAGGCCGTCGACAGGGTCTACCAGATCAAGGGCAAGAGCTGGAAGAGCCCGCTCAGTTTCATCTGCCCGGACCTGAAGGAGATCAGCCGATATGCCTACGTGTCCAATACCGCCTACCGGATCATGAAGAAGGCCCTGCCGGGCCCCTACACCTTCGTGCTTCCGGCCACCCCCCTGGTCCCGAAGCTTCTCCTCAGCAAGCGCAAGACGGTCGGAATCCGCGTGCCCGACCACCCGATCTGTCGTGCCATTCTGGAGGAATTTGGGTCTCCAATTGTCAGCACGTCGGTAACAGGGCCCGATGGTGAGCCCCTCAATTTACCCGACCAGATTGAAGCCCAGTACCGCGGGCTTGTGGACCTCCTCCTGGATGTAGGGCCTCTGGGCCTTGTGCCGTCAACCGTTATTGATCTGTCCGGCGACACGCCGCGGGTGATGCGCGAGGGGAAAGGGGACCTCTCCATCCTGGAGTAGCGGGTTCCGTCTTAGGACCGACAGCGAAAGCCTACTTATGCCTCCGGAAACGATCTCTCCCGAGAACAGAGGAAGGGTGATGCGTGCGTCGATGCGCTGGTTGGCGGCGCTGGGTTTGCTGGTCGGAGCGGTCAGCCTGGGTTTCACCTGTCGTGCCCCCAGGCCCACGCTGCCGGTCGAAGTCCAGACAATCGTGGATCAGGTCAAGGCGAGGCACTGTCCGGATAAGCGTCTGGAGTTGTTTGAGGTTACCGGGTGGGAAAGTAAAGGTCAGCTCGTGCTGGTGGGCGAGACGACCTCGCCTGTGGCCCACGCGGAGCTCGTCGAAAGGCTCCGCGCGGCTTTTCCGCGGAAGCGGCTTGTGGACCGTGTGCGGGTGCTCCCGGACTCGACCGTAGGCGGCTCCGGATGGGCCATTGTCAACGTCAGTGTCGCCAACCTCAGGCGCGAGCCTCTCCACTCTGCAGAGCTCACCAACCAGGCCCTTCTGGGGAGCGTGCTTCGTCTTTACAAGAAGCACCGTGACTGGTATTTTGCTCGCCTGGAGGACGGCTACCTCGGGTGGACCGACGACGGAGGCCTCTGGATCGTCGATAGCCTGAGCGCTGCGGACTGGCTTGCCGCTCCGCGCTTGATCGTCTTGGCTCTCGAAACGACGGTCTACTCCCTGCCGGCGCGGGAGGCGCAACCCGTATCTGACGCGGTCGCGGGGAACATCCTGCGGCATCTCCGTACCCAGAGCGGCTGGTACGAGGTGGCGTTTCCCGACGGTCGGCGCGGTTGGATCCACTCGGACGACGCCAAACCCCTCGAGGATTTTCTCAAGCACGCCAGCCCGAACCCGGAGGCGATCGTACGAACGGCGATGCGCCTTCTGGGCAGGCCCTACCTCTGGGGTGGAACTTCACCTAAGGGCCTGGATTGTTCAGGTTTCGCCTGCACGGTGTTCCGGTTGAACGGCGTGTTGTTGCCCCGCGATGCCAATATGCAAGCCATGGTGGGAGAAGAGGTCCCCCTCGATTCGTCCTTGAGCTCGGCCCAGCCGGGGGATCTCCTCTTCTTCGGGCCGAACCCGGGCCGGATCACCCATGTAGGGATCTATCTCGGCGCGGGACAATTCATTCATTCGGATAGCCACGTCCGGGTCCAAAGCCTGAGGCCCGGCGAGCCCGGTTTCAGTGCGTACCGATATCAGAACCTGCGAAGGGCCAAGCGCGTCCTCTCACGCCTTGTCCGGGATCCGGTCACCGGCTGGTATCGTGTGAAGGATTGAGGAAGGTCCGATGGAAGCCATTCGGCACATATCGCGAGCGGACCTGCACCGGATCAATGCCCTCCTTTCCCGCGCCTTTTCACAGGGGAGGGTTGAGGACGGCTACCGGTTCACGGAGGTGCCGGAGTGCCGCCTGGAGTTCCTTGAGATGTATCTCGACGACTTTCCCGAGGGAAGTTACCTTCTGGAGATCGACGGTCAGATTTACGCTTTCGGGTTCGCCCATCTCTGGGGCCGGGTTGGTTGGGTGGGACCGGTGGCGGTGGCGCCCGAGGTGCAAGGACGAGGGCACGGCCGGGAGATCATGGACCGGTGTGTAACGGCGCTTCGGAAGGCAGGCGCCTGCACCATCGGACTGGAGACCATGCCGCGCAGCTACCGCAATCTGGGCTTTTACGGAAAACTCGGATTCATCCCCGGAGAACTCACCGTTTGCTTGGCCACCGAAGTGTTTCCCAAAGCTCTGTCCCCCACGGAAGAGTCGAGGCCAGAGGTCCAGTTTTTCAGTCTCGTACCCGATGGAGAGCGCGAGGCTTTTCTCGACAGGGCGACAAGGATTGCGCGATCCGCGTGTGCGGACCTGGACTATCGTTCGCTGATCCTTCGCACGGCCCATTACAACTTTGGAGATACCGTGATCCTTAGCCGAGGGGAGCACGAAGCCCTCGCCATTGGCCACACGGAGCCCTATGCCGTGGGTGAGGAGAGACACGTGCTTCGGATTGTGGCGTGCGCGATTCCGCCGCCCGCAGATAGCCGGTTCGTGGATTCCGTGCTCGCAGCCCTGCGCGATTGGGCCCGGCGGGAATTCCTCGGCCACCTGAGTCTGTGGGTGCCCACCCGCCAGCTGTCGGCCTTCCGCTATCTCCTGGGCGCCGGCTTTCGCGTCGTCCACAGCGATTTACGCATGACCCTCGAGGGCTACTCCCTGTCCCTCGTGCCGGGGGCCTGGCTCCTCGACAAATGGGAATGAGAGCGGCAGTGGAATCCTGGCGGGTCATCAGCGCCAGTCGCCGTGTTGATCTCGTCGCGGGATATCCGGAGGAATTGGCCGAGATCCTTGCGGCGAGGTGTCCTCCGGAAAGCACGCACACCATCGTCATCTGGACCAAGGATCCCCGAAATCTTCTTGAGCACCGGGTACTCCGAGCTGCCCTTGCCCGCTACGCCCAGCTGTTTGTGCACGTTACGATCACCGGCCTGGGTGGAAGTGCTCTGGAGCCACGGGCACCGGAGCCGGCCCAAGTGCTTCGACTTCTCCCGCGCCTCATCGACTTTGTGGGGATGCCGGAACGGATTCGCGTCCGCTTTGACCCCATCGTCCATATCCGCTTCGCCGGCGGGGAAGAAATCTGCAATCTGGGATACTTTGCCGAACTGGCGCCCCAGCTGCACGAACTGGGCTTGCGGGAGGTGACTACGAGCTGGCTCAGCATCTATCCCAAGGTGAGCCGGCGTCTGGCCCGAATTGGGGCGGTGGCGCGGGATCCGTCACCACAGGAATGGCAGGAAGAAGCGGCCTGGCTGGTCCGGGAGGCGGGCCGCTGGGGCTTGAAGCTTCACGGCTGCTGCGTCCCGGGGTGGCCGCGCTCCCGATGCATCGATGGAGAGCTTCTGACTCGCCTTCATCCGCAGAAGCTTCCCGCCTCTCAGCGGAAGGCCAAGGGGCAGCGCGCCCTCTGTGGCTGCACGGAAAGCTGGGACATCGGGTGGTACGTGAAGTGCGTTTTGGGGTGCCGCTACTGCTACGCCAACCCCCTCGATGTTTAACACCTCGCCTCCCCCTGCTGGACGGATCTCCACTCTGCCTACCCTGCGGACCAGGATGACAAGGGCGTGGGCGCTTTTGGCTTTGCGGGCGCCCCTACGGTCGAATCAACTGCAGGGGAATGGACTTGCTTGCCGAACGGCCCGTCCGCAGGTCCACGACGTCCACGCGCAGTTGGAGGGCCCCGGCTCCAAACGGGCTCACGTCCAGGGCGGCGTAGAGGGGGATGTCGGACTTATCCGATTCGAACTCGGTCGTCACGCTCACCGCGCCCCGGCGGGGGCCGAAGAGGCCCAGAAAGCCCGTCCGCTTTTTTTCGCGTGGGTCCAGGGTGTAGGTAACGCGGCAGCGACCCACACCCTGTTCGTCGCGGCTGAGGTTGTACACTTCGTAGTACACGTGGATGGGCTGGCGAGCGGAAAAGGTGCGCGTCGGATTAGGAGCGACTACCAGCCCCTGCCTTCGGAAGCGACCCGGTGCAAGGGGCAGGTCGGGCCCCACATCGACGGCCAGCGTCAGATCGCTGATCTGCAACAGCCCGGGTTGATACGCCTCCAGGGTGTCCAGAAAGCGCCAGCTGCCAATCCTCTTCCGGGACTCATCCCGCACAAAGAACGATAGCCTGAAAACCCCAGGCTGCAGGTGGAAGGTCTGGGCATCGGTGGCGACGGCCCCCGCCGTCTCTTTGGACTTCACCAGGGGGAAACGGCGGAGCCGGTGGCCCACCTCATTCCAGAGGGTGTCGAACACCGCAATGCCGCTCTCGAAGAAGCGGCGCAGGCCAAGGGGCTCCTTGCTGTCAAAGGCGTCCGCAAAGGCCACGCCGTAGTAGAAGTTGAGCTCCACGCCGCCATCCTCGCCCTTGAACGTCGACCAGTAGAAGTAGGCGGGGAGAAATTGGACGGTGTCGGGGAACACCATCCTTTCCTCCGTGAGGAGGTGGCGGCTTGCTTCCCGCAGCTCCCGCTCCAATTCTTCCGCCAGGGCCAGCTGTTCCACGGCGGAGGAGGAAGAGATGTAACTGTGGTAACGGGTGTCCCAGCTTTCTAAGCCCATGCTCCACACAACCTCGGGCGGAGGCAGGCGGGAAATCCGCCAGTCGTTGGGCGAGGCGTCCTCTGCGTTGGCGAAGTGGACGATGATTTGTGGCTGGTGTGCAGTCCGCCGGTACACCCATGCCTCGTACGTCGGATATCCCTGCCCTGTGAAGATGCTCTTGTCGTCCGGTTTGCCCCAGCGGATATAGACCAGCCCTTTCTGGTGAAACTCCTCGTTGCGGGCGAAAACCGAGGGCACCTTGCCCCACGTCAGATCGAGGGCGTGGAAAGGACGGTGGGGCTCATCCTGACGATACCATTTCTCGGCATAGATCAGACGACGGTAGTGTTCCACCAGTCGCGGGTTGTCGGCGGAGCCCGGGAAGGGATCCCGGCTGGCCCAGACCTGGCTGAAGAAGGCTTTCTTGTGCGAAAGCAGAGGCGCGTCCAACCAGCGCCGATACTCGTCGTCGGTGAGGATGTACTTCACATCGGAGAAGGCCAGCTCGCCATCCACGCCATTGCGGATGGACTGGATTGCATCCCAGTAGTGCTGCTGGCCGAGCTGGTCGTCTCCCCGCTCGAAGGCGATGCGGGCCAGGCGAAGGTGAATGGCCGTAGCCGACGCCGAGGGGTCTGAGAGGAGGAGCCGCTCGAATGCCGCTCGCGCGCTGTCCAGATGCCCGAGTCGTCGGAGCTTCTCGGCGCGGAAGAAGGTCGCGTACCACCCGTAGCGCTCTGGCGTCAGCTCCGTGAAGACGCGCAGGCTGTCGTTGTGCTCGATGTAGAGATCGAGGAGACGAAAGATCCCCACCCGCGGCCCGACGAGGGTGGGCTTAAGGGTGATCTGCTTGTAGGCAAGGTCGACGGCCTCAAGGTAATCCTCCCGGAAGCGCTCGAGGAGGGCCATCTGGTACCAGATGTCGCTGTAGAGCGAGTCCTTTTCCAGGACTTTGCGGAAGTGCTTCTCTGCGCTGCGGAAGTCCAGCTGGCGAAGGAGGGGTCCCTTAAACTTCCCGCTTTCCCGCTCGTGGATGCCCAGATAGTAGTGCGCTTCGACATCTTCCGGGGAGGCATCCTCGATCTTGGAGAACCAGCTGCTTGCCTCGTCCCAGCGGCCGCGTCGGGCCTCGATGCGGCCCAGCCCCCGCCAGGCCGCGATGGAGCGATTGTCCAGGCGGAGTGCCTGGCGGTAGCAGCGCTCGGCGGCGTCCAGATTGTCTGCCGCCAGCCACTGATCGCCAAGGCGGATGAGCTCCTGGGCCGAGCGGAGAGTGTCGGCCTCCTGCCCCGTAACTCCCGCACCCGGCCGGAGCAAAAGGGTCAACGCCGCAAGGAGAGCCGAAAATCCCCACGGAAGAAGCTGGACGGCTGCTCGCCTTTGGCCCTGCGCCATGGCTCCTTGGCCCTCGCTCCGGGCTACATTCCGACGCAGCTAAATCAACGTACAATTTCCGCCTGCAATCGTCAACGGTTTTCTTGGTACGCCCGAGCAGGAGCGGAGGTCGGCTTTGCTCCACGACCGCAGGGTACCCGCCTGGGGCGTCAGGGGACGTGGCCGGCGGCCGTTGGCTCGGTCGGCTTGACATTGTTGGGCCAAAGTGGTAAGTTGATTTGACGGCCGTGAGGTAGGAGGGGAACGGATGTCGCCCCGAGCCCTACAAGAGTCGATGCTGAAATCGGACGAACCCCCCGAAGCGCGTCTAATCGCCTCGGAGGAGGTGGTCGCACGAGCTCTCCTTGAGGTCGGCGTGGGGGTGGTTGCAGCTTACCCTGGACCGCCGACGCAAGGGATTGTGGAGCACCTGGCGCGGCTCCAGTGGTCAGCGGATCTTGAGCTTCGGTGGACTTCTTCGCCCCGGCTGGCTGTGGAGCTGGCCCACGGTGCGTCGCTGGCGGGGCGAAAGTCCGTGGCATGTCTGAACGCCGCGGGAATGGGGGAGGCGTACAGTTCTCTTGTGGCGGCGTCTCGGACCGGCTGCGGAGCGGGGTTCCTCCTCATGGCCGGCGACGATCCCGGAGCCTGGGATTCGATGGCCGAGCTGGATAGTCGCCCTTTGCTCAGTGCGGCGGGACTCCCGATCTTTGAGCCGTCGCACGTGGCCGAAGTGGGCACCATGGTGGCCGAGGCTTACCGGATGGCCCGGCTGTACGACCTGCCGGTGGCTGTGCGGCTGTGCACTGCGCTGATGGAGGAGCGTGTCCCGGCCTCCGAGACCAGGCCGTTCCCTGCGGCACCCCCCGGCTCGGCGCGCGCACCCCGGCGCGGAGTTCGCCTTGCCCTTCCCCTGGCCGCCACCGTACACGAACAAAGACTGCAGGCAAAGCTGGAGCACATCAGCCACGCCTCGAAATTCAGCCGCTTCGCCGAAGCCCTGGGCAGCGGAAGCAAGGGGATCGTGGCGGTGGGCTTCGCGTACTCTAAGCTGAAAAGCCTACTCGGCCGCGGCACCCTGGACAACCTCCGGATCCTGAAGCTGGGGATGGTCTTCCCGCTCCCCGCGTACGCCTTGCTGGAGTTCCTGCTTCAGCTCGAAGAGGTGCTGATCCTTGAGGAAGGGGAGCCTTACGTAGAGACGGAAGTCCGGGCCCTCCTTGCCGAGTCTGTGGCCAAGCCGCGGATCCACGGCAA harbors:
- a CDS encoding DUF1848 domain-containing protein → MRAAVESWRVISASRRVDLVAGYPEELAEILAARCPPESTHTIVIWTKDPRNLLEHRVLRAALARYAQLFVHVTITGLGGSALEPRAPEPAQVLRLLPRLIDFVGMPERIRVRFDPIVHIRFAGGEEICNLGYFAELAPQLHELGLREVTTSWLSIYPKVSRRLARIGAVARDPSPQEWQEEAAWLVREAGRWGLKLHGCCVPGWPRSRCIDGELLTRLHPQKLPASQRKAKGQRALCGCTESWDIGWYVKCVLGCRYCYANPLDV
- a CDS encoding L-threonylcarbamoyladenylate synthase, yielding MERLQIDPEHPKGRHLRRAVEVLRKGGVIIYPTDTIYGIGCDIFNKEAVDRVYQIKGKSWKSPLSFICPDLKEISRYAYVSNTAYRIMKKALPGPYTFVLPATPLVPKLLLSKRKTVGIRVPDHPICRAILEEFGSPIVSTSVTGPDGEPLNLPDQIEAQYRGLVDLLLDVGPLGLVPSTVIDLSGDTPRVMREGKGDLSILE
- a CDS encoding tetratricopeptide repeat protein, producing the protein MAQGQRRAAVQLLPWGFSALLAALTLLLRPGAGVTGQEADTLRSAQELIRLGDQWLAADNLDAAERCYRQALRLDNRSIAAWRGLGRIEARRGRWDEASSWFSKIEDASPEDVEAHYYLGIHERESGKFKGPLLRQLDFRSAEKHFRKVLEKDSLYSDIWYQMALLERFREDYLEAVDLAYKQITLKPTLVGPRVGIFRLLDLYIEHNDSLRVFTELTPERYGWYATFFRAEKLRRLGHLDSARAAFERLLLSDPSASATAIHLRLARIAFERGDDQLGQQHYWDAIQSIRNGVDGELAFSDVKYILTDDEYRRWLDAPLLSHKKAFFSQVWASRDPFPGSADNPRLVEHYRRLIYAEKWYRQDEPHRPFHALDLTWGKVPSVFARNEEFHQKGLVYIRWGKPDDKSIFTGQGYPTYEAWVYRRTAHQPQIIVHFANAEDASPNDWRISRLPPPEVVWSMGLESWDTRYHSYISSSSAVEQLALAEELERELREASRHLLTEERMVFPDTVQFLPAYFYWSTFKGEDGGVELNFYYGVAFADAFDSKEPLGLRRFFESGIAVFDTLWNEVGHRLRRFPLVKSKETAGAVATDAQTFHLQPGVFRLSFFVRDESRKRIGSWRFLDTLEAYQPGLLQISDLTLAVDVGPDLPLAPGRFRRQGLVVAPNPTRTFSARQPIHVYYEVYNLSRDEQGVGRCRVTYTLDPREKKRTGFLGLFGPRRGAVSVTTEFESDKSDIPLYAALDVSPFGAGALQLRVDVVDLRTGRSASKSIPLQLIRP
- a CDS encoding GNAT family N-acetyltransferase, whose product is MEAIRHISRADLHRINALLSRAFSQGRVEDGYRFTEVPECRLEFLEMYLDDFPEGSYLLEIDGQIYAFGFAHLWGRVGWVGPVAVAPEVQGRGHGREIMDRCVTALRKAGACTIGLETMPRSYRNLGFYGKLGFIPGELTVCLATEVFPKALSPTEESRPEVQFFSLVPDGEREAFLDRATRIARSACADLDYRSLILRTAHYNFGDTVILSRGEHEALAIGHTEPYAVGEERHVLRIVACAIPPPADSRFVDSVLAALRDWARREFLGHLSLWVPTRQLSAFRYLLGAGFRVVHSDLRMTLEGYSLSLVPGAWLLDKWE
- a CDS encoding C40 family peptidase, with protein sequence MRASMRWLAALGLLVGAVSLGFTCRAPRPTLPVEVQTIVDQVKARHCPDKRLELFEVTGWESKGQLVLVGETTSPVAHAELVERLRAAFPRKRLVDRVRVLPDSTVGGSGWAIVNVSVANLRREPLHSAELTNQALLGSVLRLYKKHRDWYFARLEDGYLGWTDDGGLWIVDSLSAADWLAAPRLIVLALETTVYSLPAREAQPVSDAVAGNILRHLRTQSGWYEVAFPDGRRGWIHSDDAKPLEDFLKHASPNPEAIVRTAMRLLGRPYLWGGTSPKGLDCSGFACTVFRLNGVLLPRDANMQAMVGEEVPLDSSLSSAQPGDLLFFGPNPGRITHVGIYLGAGQFIHSDSHVRVQSLRPGEPGFSAYRYQNLRRAKRVLSRLVRDPVTGWYRVKD
- a CDS encoding thiamine pyrophosphate-dependent enzyme, whose protein sequence is MSPRALQESMLKSDEPPEARLIASEEVVARALLEVGVGVVAAYPGPPTQGIVEHLARLQWSADLELRWTSSPRLAVELAHGASLAGRKSVACLNAAGMGEAYSSLVAASRTGCGAGFLLMAGDDPGAWDSMAELDSRPLLSAAGLPIFEPSHVAEVGTMVAEAYRMARLYDLPVAVRLCTALMEERVPASETRPFPAAPPGSARAPRRGVRLALPLAATVHEQRLQAKLEHISHASKFSRFAEALGSGSKGIVAVGFAYSKLKSLLGRGTLDNLRILKLGMVFPLPAYALLEFLLQLEEVLILEEGEPYVETEVRALLAESVAKPRIHGKLSGAISLEGELQRWEVEEALRRLLPGLELAREAFPLAERTRRPLLSTMCPGCPLETLHAAVKALGQREPTALRPIVVGDHGCLSSLASKKDRVVEVLAAPGSAIGLGLGYALAQRERQVLVLTGDYGLLGRGVEELAVPAYRELPLTVVIVDNGGAASWGGPRRPSAEGLRFEELPKALNLPVFRVLDNPTREDVEQCVADCLGYGKLALVLVRFPCLVLEEVGFEQS